In one Candidatus Binatia bacterium genomic region, the following are encoded:
- a CDS encoding DUF192 domain-containing protein, which yields MSGSLAGAAAFFFLLLTAGLSTCRSEPRVVVSTKSGKEYVMRVEIADTPAKREMGLQYRNDLADDQGMLFLFSSEEVLTFWMKNTPIPLDMIFIGSDMKIVGIVHNAVPFSLSPRSVGAPSRFVLEIKGGLAKQKGIEAGDTLRFEGVSVEGVKQ from the coding sequence GTGAGCGGTTCCCTGGCCGGAGCGGCGGCGTTTTTTTTTCTGCTGCTGACAGCCGGCCTTTCCACCTGCCGGTCCGAGCCACGAGTCGTCGTCTCGACCAAGAGCGGCAAGGAGTACGTCATGCGCGTGGAGATTGCCGATACGCCGGCCAAGCGGGAGATGGGACTGCAATATCGCAACGACCTGGCCGACGATCAGGGCATGCTGTTTTTGTTTTCCTCCGAGGAAGTCCTTACCTTCTGGATGAAAAATACGCCGATCCCGCTCGACATGATCTTTATCGGCAGCGACATGAAGATCGTCGGGATCGTTCACAACGCGGTGCCGTTCTCGCTGTCGCCCCGTTCGGTCGGCGCGCCGAGCCGGTTCGTGCTCGAGATCAAAGGCGGGCTGGCCAAACAAAAAGGAATCGAAGCCGGAGATACGCTGCGCTTCGAAGGAGTTTCGGTGGAAGGAGTAAAGCAGTAA